A genomic window from Terriglobia bacterium includes:
- a CDS encoding TolC family protein codes for MARKTWGKRLVGSAALAVLLCATLQAQSQPPAAPATVALTLKHAIELALQNSRDIQVARIQTSLAERAAYVTKAEFLPNLYAGSGVGYTKGIPETPGGRAPSLFNVTYTEQVFNRPLWGQARELQEQVSAQKLVLEDVRNNVIQRTATAYLELGKVRHSLELLRSEQASSEKILQITRERQSEGFELPLEVTRAQLTRARIVQRILQLEGREDEIEVFLRNQLGLAAEQPLEVTPEELPGAAEQAGADLVALALHDNVAVQIAESDTRAREFRLRGEKGGYLPTLQAVAVYSLLAKFNNYEQFFTSFERNNVNVGMQLQIPLFSARVKAAVGVAQINLDAAKANLANKKTEVSADVRQKTRRIRESDAAREVARLELQVAQQNAALLQAQFTEGKANLRDVENARLDENEKWMAFLDATFQRQRAQLDLLRTAGQLDKVFQ; via the coding sequence ATGGCACGCAAAACGTGGGGAAAGAGACTGGTGGGAAGCGCGGCGCTGGCGGTGCTGCTGTGCGCGACGCTGCAGGCGCAGAGCCAGCCGCCGGCGGCGCCCGCAACGGTGGCGCTGACGCTCAAGCACGCCATCGAGCTCGCTCTTCAGAACAGCCGCGACATTCAAGTGGCCCGCATCCAGACCAGCCTCGCCGAACGCGCCGCTTACGTCACCAAGGCCGAATTCCTGCCCAACCTCTACGCCGGCTCCGGTGTGGGCTACACCAAAGGCATTCCCGAGACTCCCGGGGGACGCGCGCCTTCTCTCTTCAACGTCACCTATACCGAGCAGGTCTTCAACCGCCCGCTCTGGGGGCAGGCCCGCGAGCTGCAGGAACAGGTGAGCGCGCAGAAGCTGGTGCTCGAGGATGTGCGCAACAACGTGATCCAGCGCACCGCCACGGCTTACCTCGAACTCGGCAAGGTGCGCCACTCCCTCGAGCTGCTGCGCAGCGAGCAGGCCAGCTCGGAAAAGATTCTGCAGATTACCCGGGAGCGCCAGAGCGAAGGCTTTGAGTTGCCCCTCGAAGTGACCCGGGCCCAGCTCACGCGCGCCCGTATCGTCCAGCGCATTTTGCAGCTCGAAGGCCGCGAGGACGAGATCGAAGTCTTTCTGCGCAACCAGCTGGGCCTGGCCGCCGAGCAGCCCCTCGAGGTGACTCCGGAGGAGCTGCCCGGAGCCGCGGAACAGGCCGGCGCAGACCTCGTGGCCCTGGCCCTGCACGACAATGTCGCCGTGCAGATCGCGGAATCCGATACGCGCGCCCGCGAATTCCGCCTGCGCGGCGAAAAGGGCGGCTACCTGCCCACCCTGCAGGCCGTGGCCGTTTACAGCCTGCTCGCGAAATTCAACAACTACGAACAGTTTTTCACGAGCTTTGAACGCAACAACGTAAATGTTGGGATGCAACTGCAGATTCCGCTCTTCAGCGCCCGCGTTAAGGCCGCCGTCGGCGTTGCGCAGATCAATCTCGATGCCGCCAAGGCCAACCTGGCCAACAAGAAGACCGAGGTTTCCGCCGACGTCCGCCAGAAGACGCGGCGCATCCGCGAAAGCGACGCCGCGCGCGAGGTCGCACGCCTGGAGCTGCAGGTCGCCCAGCAGAACGCGGCCCTCCTCCAGGCCCAGTTCACCGAGGGCAAGGCCAACCTGCGGGACGTTGAAAACGCCCGCCTCGACGAGAACGAGAAGTGGATGGCCTTTCTCGATGCCACCTTTCAGCGCCAGCGGGCCCAGCTCGACCTGCTGCGCACCGCCGGCCAGCTCGACAAGGTGTTCCAATGA
- a CDS encoding aminotransferase class I/II-fold pyridoxal phosphate-dependent enzyme, whose protein sequence is MLERDSLAVFLEAARRLDAGFAALPEFATAAPGMERFPEVLFAAADRLRDNYPYFHPLYAGQMLKPPHPVARLAYALALWINPNNHALDGGRASSAMEKEAVAELAAMFGWRDFLGHLCGGGTMANLEALWIAGQVHPGKTILASAQSHYTHSRICGVLQLPFEALPCDVRGRMDGAALAARLARGGVAAVVATLGTPGTGAVDPLPEILALRERHGFRLHVDAAYGGYFVLAENLGAEAQSAFARLGEADSLVIDPHKHGLQPYGCGCVLFRDPGVGRFYRHDSPYTYFTSAELHLGEISLECSRPGAAAVALWATQKLLPLSQGGEFARGLQRGREAALALYQKLLRDARFVVPFEPQLDILVFAPRAPSVSEASALSRSIFAAAARRQLHLALADLPVEFFADQAPTMRRDRAMLTCLRSVLMKPEHLDWIEKIAELLSAAAEEVLAASRGTETNQP, encoded by the coding sequence ATGCTGGAGCGCGACTCGCTCGCCGTTTTTCTCGAGGCCGCGCGGCGCCTGGATGCAGGCTTCGCGGCGCTGCCGGAGTTTGCGACCGCTGCTCCCGGCATGGAGCGCTTCCCGGAAGTCCTGTTCGCCGCCGCCGACCGCCTGCGCGACAACTATCCTTACTTCCACCCGCTCTACGCCGGCCAGATGCTCAAGCCGCCGCACCCCGTGGCGCGCCTCGCCTATGCTCTGGCCCTGTGGATCAATCCCAACAATCACGCCCTCGATGGCGGGCGCGCCAGCTCGGCCATGGAGAAAGAAGCGGTCGCGGAACTCGCCGCCATGTTCGGCTGGCGGGATTTCCTCGGGCATCTTTGCGGCGGCGGCACCATGGCCAATCTCGAAGCCCTGTGGATTGCCGGACAGGTGCACCCCGGCAAGACCATCCTCGCTTCCGCGCAGTCCCACTACACGCACAGCCGCATCTGCGGCGTCCTGCAGCTGCCTTTCGAAGCGCTGCCCTGCGATGTCCGCGGACGCATGGATGGCGCGGCGCTTGCGGCGCGCCTGGCGCGCGGCGGCGTGGCCGCCGTCGTGGCCACCCTGGGCACCCCCGGCACCGGCGCCGTCGATCCGCTGCCGGAGATCCTGGCCCTGCGTGAACGCCACGGCTTCCGCCTCCATGTGGACGCCGCTTACGGCGGCTATTTTGTCCTGGCGGAAAATCTCGGTGCGGAAGCGCAGAGCGCCTTCGCGCGCCTCGGGGAAGCCGATTCCCTCGTCATCGATCCCCACAAGCACGGCCTGCAGCCCTATGGCTGCGGCTGCGTCCTCTTCCGCGATCCCGGCGTTGGCCGTTTCTACCGGCACGATTCGCCCTACACCTACTTCACCTCCGCGGAGCTGCATCTCGGCGAGATCAGCCTGGAATGCTCCCGCCCGGGAGCCGCGGCAGTGGCGCTGTGGGCCACGCAGAAGCTGCTTCCGCTGAGCCAGGGCGGGGAGTTCGCCCGCGGCCTGCAGCGGGGCCGCGAGGCGGCGCTGGCCCTCTATCAGAAATTGCTCCGCGACGCCCGCTTCGTCGTCCCCTTCGAGCCGCAACTGGACATCCTCGTTTTCGCGCCGCGGGCGCCGAGCGTCAGCGAAGCCTCGGCGCTCTCCCGGAGCATTTTTGCCGCCGCCGCCCGCCGCCAGCTCCATCTGGCGCTGGCGGATTTGCCCGTGGAGTTTTTTGCGGACCAGGCGCCAACCATGCGCCGCGACCGCGCCATGCTCACCTGCCTGCGTTCGGTGCTGATGAAGCCCGAGCACCTGGACTGGATCGAAAAAATCGCGGAACTCCTCTCCGCCGCGGCCGAGGAGGTGCTCGCTGCAAGCAGGGGTACGGAGACGAACCAGCCCTGA
- the hpnJ gene encoding hopanoid biosynthesis associated radical SAM protein HpnJ — protein sequence MPDVMKTLLLNPPSFENFDGGASSRWPATREIESYWYPVWLTYPAGMLPGSRLLDASPHKVSWKQTIEIAKDYEFLVLFTSTVGFASDLKLTRLIKEQNPGLKIAFVGPHGHIKPDETLQASEDIDFVTRGEFDHSVVEFAQGQPLAEIAGISYRKDGKVVHNPDRAQLHTAELDALPFAAEIYKRDLEIERYTVPFLLHPFVSFYTSRGCPALCTFCMWPQTISGHAWRVRSAENVAREVKFAIEAFPQMKEIFFDDDTFNIRKDRVLEICKLFKPLKFRWSSTARVHSDYDTLKAMADAGARLFIVGFESGDAQILKNIKKGATVEMARTFMKNCRKVGIRVHGDFIIGLPGETRESIANTIEFAKELDCETIQVSLAHAMPGTELHDQMARDGFLRVEALADSSGHQLPHIEFPHLSKAEMMAGVHRFYDEYYFRPKVAWRIVREALWDAHERKRLYHEAVDFLKLRAERLKWARQQHDEPAKTVVPVPGATTTASAND from the coding sequence ATGCCGGATGTAATGAAGACGCTGCTGCTGAATCCGCCGAGCTTTGAGAATTTCGACGGCGGAGCCAGTTCGCGGTGGCCCGCGACGCGCGAGATCGAATCCTACTGGTACCCCGTGTGGCTGACCTACCCGGCGGGCATGCTCCCGGGCAGCCGCCTGCTGGACGCCTCGCCGCACAAGGTGAGCTGGAAGCAGACCATCGAGATCGCCAAGGACTACGAATTTCTGGTCCTCTTTACCTCTACTGTCGGGTTCGCCAGCGACCTGAAACTCACCCGCCTGATCAAGGAACAGAATCCCGGTCTGAAGATCGCCTTCGTCGGCCCGCACGGGCACATCAAGCCGGACGAGACCCTGCAAGCCAGCGAAGACATCGATTTCGTGACCCGCGGGGAGTTCGATCACTCCGTCGTGGAATTCGCCCAGGGCCAGCCGCTCGCCGAGATCGCCGGGATCAGCTACCGCAAGGACGGCAAGGTCGTGCACAACCCGGACCGCGCGCAACTGCACACCGCGGAACTCGATGCGCTCCCCTTCGCCGCCGAAATTTACAAGCGGGACCTGGAGATCGAACGCTATACCGTGCCCTTCTTGCTGCATCCCTTCGTTTCCTTCTATACCAGCCGCGGCTGCCCCGCGTTGTGCACCTTCTGCATGTGGCCGCAGACCATTTCCGGGCACGCCTGGCGCGTGCGTTCCGCGGAGAACGTGGCCCGCGAAGTGAAGTTCGCCATCGAAGCCTTTCCGCAGATGAAGGAAATTTTCTTCGACGACGACACCTTTAACATCCGCAAGGACCGCGTCCTCGAAATCTGCAAGCTCTTCAAGCCCCTCAAGTTCCGCTGGTCCAGCACGGCCCGCGTGCACAGCGACTACGATACGCTCAAGGCCATGGCCGATGCCGGCGCCCGCCTCTTCATCGTGGGCTTCGAATCCGGCGATGCGCAAATCCTCAAGAACATCAAGAAGGGCGCTACCGTCGAGATGGCCCGCACCTTCATGAAGAACTGCCGCAAGGTCGGCATCCGCGTGCACGGCGACTTCATCATCGGCTTGCCCGGCGAGACCCGCGAGTCCATCGCCAATACCATCGAGTTCGCCAAAGAGCTCGATTGCGAGACCATCCAGGTTTCCCTGGCCCATGCCATGCCCGGTACCGAGCTCCACGACCAGATGGCCCGCGACGGCTTCCTGCGCGTCGAGGCCCTCGCCGATTCCAGCGGCCACCAGCTCCCGCACATCGAGTTCCCGCACCTCTCCAAGGCCGAGATGATGGCCGGGGTCCACCGCTTCTACGACGAGTACTACTTCCGCCCCAAGGTCGCCTGGCGCATCGTCCGCGAAGCCCTGTGGGACGCCCACGAGCGCAAGCGCCTGTATCACGAGGCCGTGGATTTCCTTAAACTTCGTGCGGAACGCCTGAAGTGGGCCCGCCAACAGCACGACGAGCCGGCCAAAACCGTGGTCCCCGTGCCGGGCGCCACCACTACGGCTTCGGCCAACGATTAA
- a CDS encoding EamA family transporter, with translation MGHQRRLRIKTLALVCAMVVCANAGDLLLKRGMTQVGAVQLSAAGLSHAFLLTVLNSTIWIAILFLLGFMFSYMTAVSWADYSYVMPAGAFGYAALTFLAVVFLGETVTPRRWAGVALICAGVLLVGQTKPRTTAATPQVTP, from the coding sequence ATGGGACACCAACGCAGGCTGCGCATCAAGACTCTGGCCTTGGTCTGTGCCATGGTCGTGTGCGCCAACGCCGGAGACCTGCTGCTCAAACGCGGCATGACCCAGGTCGGAGCGGTCCAGCTTTCCGCCGCGGGACTCTCCCACGCTTTCCTGCTTACGGTTCTTAATTCCACGATCTGGATCGCCATTCTGTTTCTGCTGGGCTTCATGTTCAGCTATATGACCGCAGTTTCCTGGGCGGACTACAGCTACGTGATGCCTGCGGGAGCCTTCGGCTATGCGGCACTGACGTTTCTGGCGGTGGTCTTCCTCGGGGAGACGGTGACGCCGCGGCGCTGGGCCGGCGTGGCGCTCATCTGCGCCGGCGTGCTTCTGGTGGGACAGACGAAGCCGCGCACCACCGCTGCGACGCCCCAGGTGACGCCATGA
- a CDS encoding EamA family transporter — MMRSMGMLGVLILSSTGGEIAITHGMKVVGEPERLRPRALLLFLGRALRNTWFWTGVPLLALSFYSLLVLLSWEPASFVIPASALNYVVGTFGAKYLLGEEVNAARWAGVILVCAGVALVAAG, encoded by the coding sequence ATGATGCGCAGCATGGGAATGCTCGGGGTGCTGATTCTGAGCAGCACGGGGGGTGAAATCGCCATCACCCACGGGATGAAGGTGGTCGGTGAGCCGGAGCGGTTGCGGCCCCGCGCTTTGCTGCTCTTCCTCGGGCGGGCCCTTCGCAATACCTGGTTCTGGACCGGCGTGCCGCTGCTGGCGCTTTCCTTTTATTCCTTGCTGGTGCTGCTCTCCTGGGAGCCGGCCAGTTTTGTCATTCCGGCCTCCGCACTGAACTACGTCGTGGGAACGTTTGGGGCCAAGTACCTCCTCGGCGAAGAAGTGAACGCTGCGCGCTGGGCGGGTGTCATCCTGGTCTGTGCCGGCGTGGCCCTGGTGGCGGCGGGATAG
- a CDS encoding glycosyltransferase family 39 protein, whose amino-acid sequence MAHRDSAVLSTAAASRSTRTILILVLAALVVRIAVIPFVIDEHLKPARDHWKFGWEEGKIARSLATGQGFSSPFFERTGPTAWTTPVYPGLLAGVFWLFGVYTRASAWAILILNAVFASLTGIPVYFLARRGFGPPAAFWAGWVWTLHPYSIFLSSSFIWGNCLDALMMALLLWVTLAIEDQTSLVRWIGYGLLWGVAALNNAVVLSTLPFLLGWLAWRRQRRGRAWRLSTIATLLTLALTVSPWFVRNYATFGRFIPFRDTFWLVFWMGNTGDASAPYPDWANPAHNDAELAKYYRLGELGYMQEKRSASLDYLRQHPGLFLRTSAKRFLFTWTGFWSFRPAYLAAEPLEFANIGFCAALTALLLAGLRRAYLLNRPAVLPFALVLLSYPLVYYFTHTDIDYRHPIDPVAAVFMGVLIAGWRRKHTKSGAGFGTTEFVSESPGLRG is encoded by the coding sequence GTGGCACATCGCGATTCAGCAGTGCTCTCGACCGCAGCCGCTTCTCGATCCACGCGCACCATCTTGATCCTGGTCCTCGCTGCGCTGGTGGTCCGTATCGCCGTGATTCCCTTTGTGATCGATGAGCACCTCAAGCCCGCTCGCGATCACTGGAAGTTCGGCTGGGAGGAAGGCAAGATCGCGCGCTCGCTCGCGACCGGCCAGGGCTTCAGTTCACCCTTCTTCGAGCGCACGGGCCCGACCGCCTGGACCACTCCGGTATATCCAGGACTGCTTGCCGGCGTCTTTTGGCTTTTCGGCGTCTACACGCGTGCTTCGGCCTGGGCCATCCTTATTTTGAACGCTGTCTTTGCCTCTCTCACCGGCATCCCCGTCTATTTCCTGGCGCGGCGCGGCTTCGGACCGCCCGCCGCCTTTTGGGCCGGCTGGGTCTGGACTCTCCATCCCTACTCCATCTTTCTCTCCTCCAGCTTCATCTGGGGAAACTGCCTCGATGCTCTGATGATGGCCCTGCTCCTCTGGGTCACGCTGGCGATCGAGGACCAGACCAGCCTCGTGCGCTGGATCGGCTATGGTCTCCTGTGGGGAGTGGCGGCGCTGAACAATGCGGTCGTCCTCTCCACGCTTCCTTTTCTTCTCGGATGGCTGGCCTGGCGCCGCCAGCGGCGCGGCAGAGCCTGGCGCTTGTCCACGATTGCCACGCTCTTGACGCTGGCCCTCACCGTCTCCCCTTGGTTCGTCCGCAACTACGCCACCTTCGGCCGCTTCATTCCCTTCCGCGACACCTTCTGGCTGGTCTTCTGGATGGGCAATACCGGGGACGCCTCCGCTCCCTATCCGGACTGGGCCAATCCGGCGCACAACGATGCGGAGCTCGCGAAATACTACCGCCTCGGAGAGCTTGGCTACATGCAGGAAAAGCGCAGTGCCTCGCTCGATTACCTCCGGCAGCACCCGGGCCTGTTCCTGCGGACTTCCGCCAAGCGCTTCCTCTTTACCTGGACCGGTTTCTGGTCCTTCAGGCCGGCCTATCTGGCTGCGGAGCCGCTGGAATTCGCCAACATTGGATTTTGCGCCGCGCTCACCGCGTTGCTGCTGGCCGGATTGCGCCGCGCCTATCTCCTCAACCGGCCGGCCGTGCTTCCTTTTGCGCTTGTCTTGCTCAGTTATCCGCTGGTGTACTATTTCACGCACACGGACATCGACTATCGCCATCCCATCGATCCCGTAGCGGCGGTTTTCATGGGCGTGCTGATCGCGGGCTGGCGCAGGAAGCACACGAAATCCGGCGCGGGATTCGGGACCACGGAATTCGTATCCGAATCCCCGGGCTTGCGGGGATAA
- a CDS encoding glycosyltransferase, with product MQLLRWAALLTALGPLVYYALAIYCGWDFFRRVRRTSPAASSFTPPASILKPVRGVDCGAYENFASFCRLDYPEYEILFAVGDADDPVIPLIEKLQREFPRRRIRLLASVPQIGANRKVNNLCALVRAAQHDLLVINDSDVRVEPSYLREVAAPFADPRLGAVTSFFRGRVEGGVAAALEALVLATETVPNALVARKIEGKVQFAFGWTMATTRQHLASIGGFEAMANHHSDDFELGNRS from the coding sequence TTGCAACTATTGCGATGGGCGGCGCTGCTTACAGCGCTCGGGCCGCTGGTCTACTACGCCCTGGCCATCTACTGCGGCTGGGATTTTTTCCGCCGCGTGCGCCGCACATCGCCGGCCGCTTCTTCTTTCACTCCTCCGGCGAGCATCCTCAAGCCCGTGCGCGGGGTGGACTGCGGCGCCTATGAGAATTTCGCCAGCTTCTGCCGCCTAGACTACCCCGAATACGAAATCCTCTTCGCCGTCGGCGACGCCGATGATCCCGTCATCCCGCTCATCGAGAAGCTGCAGCGCGAATTTCCCCGGCGCCGCATCCGGCTGCTCGCCTCCGTGCCCCAGATCGGCGCCAACCGCAAGGTGAACAACTTGTGCGCGCTGGTGCGCGCCGCGCAGCATGACCTGCTGGTGATCAACGATAGCGACGTGCGCGTCGAGCCCAGCTATCTGCGGGAAGTGGCTGCGCCGTTTGCCGATCCCCGGCTGGGCGCGGTGACCTCATTCTTCCGCGGCCGCGTCGAGGGCGGTGTCGCCGCCGCCCTGGAAGCCCTGGTGCTCGCCACAGAGACGGTGCCCAATGCCCTCGTGGCCCGGAAAATCGAGGGCAAGGTGCAATTCGCCTTCGGCTGGACCATGGCCACCACCCGCCAGCACCTCGCCTCCATCGGCGGCTTCGAGGCCATGGCCAATCACCACTCCGACGATTTCGAGCTGGGCAACCGCAGCTGA
- a CDS encoding glycosyltransferase family 39 protein: protein MRLNAKPASGTQDTSRRAALFLLLFFSALVYLGNAGFPGLLDDADSSHAMVAREMLQRHDWVILYMNGIRYLMKAPLHYWAVAASYRAFGSNEFSTRLPVALAMIGLVLLVNAFARRFFGPRAGLYSGLAACTGAGFFLFTRIMIPEAIYALEFTAVFYLFLRGWTGSLEPRLAYWGAALFTALAMLTRGLVGVIFPVAVLGLFILATRGWDRWRELRPVSSSLVFLLVAAPWHILASLRAPTFFWSYFINEHFKRAVGTRFPPDYEAVPLWLWLGAHFIWFFPWSVFFPGALRNIPHPRTWKALSIEGQARLLLLFWAGFILLFFSLTFGSRMEYYSFGAWPAIAMLLGTGLAQAEQDGRRWVGAMQSALALLGAGIAGVLATLLWRSANVQVHGDIASLLQEREINFYRVSMAHVLDLTPQAFAVLRLPAALAAVALLCGFGAAWWLRRAQRASGAAICMAATMAVFFFAANIALGDFGPYLSARPLVRKVQSQMRPEDVVVFYGEFDLGSSVAFYTHRRLLLWNGRYNNLLPGSYYPDAPHLFLTDADFLPLWQGPQRVILFVPAEKRQEAIQRLPDARAHLLAESGGKAVYVNHPLSGSSAPGAPAPGAAPGN, encoded by the coding sequence ATGCGCCTGAACGCCAAGCCAGCCTCCGGTACACAGGACACCAGCCGGCGTGCGGCACTGTTCCTTCTCCTGTTTTTCTCCGCGCTCGTCTACCTCGGCAATGCGGGCTTTCCCGGCCTGCTCGATGATGCCGACTCTTCCCACGCCATGGTCGCTCGCGAGATGCTGCAGCGCCACGACTGGGTCATCCTGTACATGAACGGCATCCGCTACCTGATGAAGGCCCCGCTGCACTACTGGGCCGTGGCCGCCAGTTACCGCGCGTTCGGAAGCAACGAATTTTCCACGCGTCTGCCCGTGGCCCTGGCCATGATCGGCCTGGTGCTGCTGGTGAACGCCTTTGCGCGCCGCTTTTTCGGCCCGCGTGCCGGCCTCTATAGCGGTCTGGCCGCCTGCACCGGCGCGGGATTTTTTCTCTTCACGCGCATTATGATTCCGGAGGCCATCTACGCCCTGGAATTCACCGCCGTCTTCTATCTGTTTCTGCGGGGCTGGACCGGCTCGCTCGAGCCGCGCCTGGCCTACTGGGGAGCCGCGCTGTTCACCGCGCTGGCCATGCTTACCCGCGGCCTCGTCGGGGTGATTTTTCCCGTGGCCGTCCTCGGCCTGTTCATCCTGGCCACGCGGGGCTGGGACCGCTGGCGCGAGTTGCGGCCCGTTTCCAGCAGCCTGGTCTTTCTCCTGGTTGCCGCCCCCTGGCACATCCTCGCCAGCCTCCGCGCGCCCACCTTCTTCTGGTCGTACTTCATCAACGAGCATTTCAAGCGCGCCGTCGGCACCCGCTTTCCACCGGACTACGAAGCGGTCCCGCTGTGGTTGTGGCTCGGCGCGCATTTCATCTGGTTCTTTCCCTGGAGCGTCTTTTTTCCAGGGGCTTTGCGGAATATCCCCCATCCCCGCACCTGGAAGGCATTGTCTATCGAAGGACAGGCGCGGCTGCTGCTGCTCTTTTGGGCCGGATTCATTCTGCTCTTCTTCTCGCTCACCTTTGGTTCGCGCATGGAGTATTACAGTTTCGGCGCCTGGCCGGCCATCGCCATGCTCTTGGGTACTGGCCTGGCGCAGGCGGAGCAGGATGGCCGGCGCTGGGTGGGCGCGATGCAGTCGGCGCTGGCGCTTCTCGGCGCGGGAATCGCCGGCGTGCTGGCCACCCTGCTGTGGCGCTCCGCCAACGTGCAGGTCCATGGCGATATCGCGTCGCTTCTGCAGGAGCGGGAAATCAATTTCTACCGCGTCTCCATGGCCCATGTGTTGGATCTGACCCCGCAGGCCTTTGCCGTGCTGCGGCTCCCGGCGGCGCTGGCTGCCGTGGCTTTGTTGTGCGGTTTCGGGGCCGCTTGGTGGCTGCGCCGCGCCCAGCGCGCCTCCGGCGCGGCGATCTGCATGGCCGCCACTATGGCCGTGTTTTTTTTCGCTGCCAATATCGCCCTGGGCGATTTCGGACCCTATCTTTCGGCGCGCCCGCTGGTGCGGAAAGTGCAGTCGCAGATGCGCCCGGAGGACGTGGTGGTCTTCTACGGCGAGTTTGACCTCGGCTCGAGCGTGGCTTTCTACACCCATCGGCGGCTGCTGCTTTGGAATGGGCGCTACAACAATCTCCTGCCAGGCTCTTACTATCCCGATGCGCCCCATCTGTTTCTGACGGATGCGGACTTTCTCCCGCTCTGGCAGGGCCCGCAGCGCGTCATCCTGTTTGTGCCCGCGGAGAAGCGCCAGGAAGCCATCCAGCGGCTCCCGGATGCGCGAGCCCACCTGCTTGCCGAATCCGGCGGAAAAGCCGTCTACGTCAATCATCCGCTTTCCGGCTCTTCTGCTCCGGGCGCCCCGGCGCCCGGAGCGGCGCCGGGAAATTGA
- a CDS encoding glycosyltransferase, with product MPILLHSLWRYALLLVAAAPLAYYAAATLAAARFFRRERARQLPAFTPPVSVLKPVRGVDFASYENFASFCLQDYPDFELLFAVNDSADPAVELIHRLMAEFPQRQIRLFIGAQPLGANRKVNKLCRLAAAARHDILVVSDGDVRAGPRYLREVAAPFADPQTGVVTCFYRGIAQENLFAAIEAIGASSDFFAGVLMAHWLEGMSFALGATMATTKAWLAKIGGFEGLAATHSDDYELGHRIALQGGRIVLSREPVWTMYPAQSARGFWEHLGASGALGAHRAPLPPAFLRRSDLHARPALGPARRAPRSRQSLGRRLARRLAPPAPAAGLGGRRVGRRRRRSAPQALARALPRRSVLCRLARQFYFQSHHLGRRRVRDAKGPDDRRRRRQPCRRGPFHTPAQLAAGTLNSFSLRSLCRISYFEFRLSPPPGLTLGAFLIKVEEMNRGCRDTRSCRGSFLFLPAGRSSNR from the coding sequence TTGCCGATCCTGCTTCACTCGCTCTGGCGTTACGCGCTGCTGCTCGTGGCGGCGGCGCCCCTGGCCTATTACGCCGCCGCGACCTTGGCCGCCGCGCGCTTTTTCCGCCGCGAGCGCGCCCGCCAGCTCCCCGCGTTTACTCCCCCGGTGAGCGTCCTGAAGCCCGTGCGCGGCGTCGATTTCGCTTCCTACGAAAATTTCGCCAGTTTCTGCCTGCAGGACTATCCCGACTTCGAGCTGCTCTTCGCCGTCAACGATTCCGCCGATCCCGCCGTCGAACTGATCCACCGCCTGATGGCCGAATTCCCGCAGCGCCAGATCCGTCTGTTCATTGGCGCGCAGCCCCTCGGCGCCAACCGCAAGGTCAACAAGCTCTGCCGCCTGGCCGCCGCGGCGCGCCACGATATCCTCGTCGTCAGCGACGGCGATGTGCGCGCCGGCCCGCGCTACCTGCGCGAAGTCGCCGCCCCCTTCGCCGATCCGCAGACCGGCGTCGTCACCTGCTTCTACCGCGGCATCGCGCAAGAAAACCTCTTTGCCGCTATCGAAGCCATCGGCGCCTCTTCGGATTTTTTCGCCGGCGTCCTCATGGCCCATTGGCTCGAGGGCATGAGCTTCGCCCTGGGCGCCACCATGGCCACCACCAAAGCCTGGCTCGCCAAAATCGGCGGCTTCGAAGGCCTCGCCGCCACGCACTCGGACGATTACGAGCTCGGTCATCGCATCGCCCTGCAAGGCGGCCGCATCGTCCTTTCCCGCGAACCCGTCTGGACCATGTATCCGGCGCAGTCCGCGCGAGGTTTCTGGGAGCATCTGGGAGCATCAGGTGCGCTGGGCGCGCACCGTGCGCCTCTGCCGCCCGCTTTCCTTCGCCGGTCTGATCTTCACGCACGGCCTGCCCTGGGCCCTGCTCGCCGCGCTCCTCGTTCCCGGCAAAGCCTTGGCCGCCGCTTGGCTCGCCGGCTGGCTCCTCCTGCGCCTGCTGCAGGCCTGGGTGGTCGGCGTGTGGGGCGTCGGCGACGACGTTCTGCGCCGCAAGCTCTGGCTCGTGCCCTTCCGCGACGCTCTGTACTTTGCCGTCTGGCTCGCCAGTTTTACTTCCAATCGCATCACCTGGGGCGGCGCCGAGTTCGCGATGCAAAAGGGCCAGATGATCGCCGTCGAAGAAGACAACCCTGCCGCCGCGGCCCTTTCCACACGCCCGCGCAGTTAGCCGCCGGAACTCTAAACTCGTTCTCCCTCCGCAGCCTTTGCCGAATTTCGTATTTCGAGTTTCGCCTTTCTCCCCCGCCCGGGTTGACGCTTGGCGCTTTCCTGATTAAAGTAGAAGAGATGAATCGCGGTTGCCGGGACACCCGGAGTTGCCGCGGTTCCTTTTTGTTCCTCCCCGCTGGGAGGTCGTCCAATCGGTAG